In Spea bombifrons isolate aSpeBom1 chromosome 12, aSpeBom1.2.pri, whole genome shotgun sequence, the following proteins share a genomic window:
- the LOC128470498 gene encoding forkhead box protein L2-like, giving the protein MYCSRELSGCSLQQGAGAKGMQERSEYPQGPQEPADHKPPYSYVALIAMVLEESPGRRLTLRDIYRAIEQRFPYYRRAESKGWQNSIRHNLSLNECFIKLPRDHAPAGNRKGSLWALDPTFRDMFEKGNYRRRRRARGTSQPPISEPYPSYPGPPTFRYQEPAGYYLQQGSFHLLSGPWGPHPGSSPPHMLLSARSPLYPGLPPHFYPPGCYPTEGPMLHYWEEERQYDPFIPARMDA; this is encoded by the coding sequence ATGTACTGCTCCAGGGAGCTGTCGGGCTGCAGTTTGCAGCAGGGAGCCGGTGCTAAGGGCATGCAGGAGCGGAGCGAGTACCCACAGGGGCCCCAGGAGCCCGCGGACCACAAGCCCCCTTACTCGTACGTGGCCCTGATTGCTATGGTCCTGGAGGAGAGCCCAGGGAGGCGGCTGACCCTGAGGGACATCTACCGGGCCATTGAGCAGCGATTTCCGTACTACAGGCGGGCCGAGTCCAAGGGATGGCAGAACAGCATCCGTCACAACCTCAGCCTCAACGAGTGTTTCATCAAACTGCCCCGAGACCACGCCCCCGCGGGGAACAGGAAGGGTAGCCTGTGGGCACTGGACCCCACCTTTCGTGATATGTTTGAGAAAGGCAACTACCGGAGGCGGCGGAGGGCTCGAGGGACCAGTCAACCCCCCATCAGCGAGCCCTACCCATCTTACCCCGGCCCCCCTACCTTCCGCTACCAAGAGCCGGCTGGTTACTACCTACAGCAGGGATCCTTCCATCTGCTGAGTGGCCCCTGGGGCCCGCATCCTGGAAGCAGCCCACCTCACATGCTGCTCTCCGCGAGGTCCCCTCTATACCCGGGGCTGCCACCGCATTTCTACCCACCAGGCTGTTACCCCACGGAGGGCCCAATGCTGCACTACTGGGAAGAGGAGCGGCAGTACGATCCCTTCATACCAGCTCGGATGGATGCCTGA